DNA from Streptomyces sp. NBC_01476:
GGGAGATCGCCCGGCGCGCGGGCGTGGCTGTCGCCACTGTCTACCGGCACTTTCCGTCGCGTCAGGATCTGCTCTCCGCCGTGCTCGCCGAGCAGGCCCGGCGGTGCGGGGCGGAGATGCGGGCCGCACTCGCCGACCCGGACCCCCGGCGGGCGCTGCGCGGCACCATCATCCGGTTCGCCGAGGGGCAGACCCGTAACCGGGGCCTCAACGAAGCACTGCTGGGCGCGCACCCCGCGGGAGCGGCGTTCGCGGAGCAGCGGCGCGCCCACGCCGAGGCGTTCGCACGGCTGGTGGACCGGGCCAGGGACGGCGGTGCGGTCCGCGGCGGGGTGTCGGTCGAGGACACGCGGATCGCCCTGATGGCGATCGCCTCCTTCCGGGCGCTCCCGGCGGAGAAGGCGACGCCTGCCATCCGGCGGCTGACGGATCTGCTGCTGGCCGGCGTACTCAACGAGGAGCCGGCCGGCGCCTGACCCGTCCCCGCCGTCCGGCCGGGGGAGTACGGCACGGGGCCGGGCGCCGAGCCCGAGCCGCGGCCGGTCTCCCGCGGCTGAGCGCCTCGTGCCGCCGTCCCGAGGAGACGGGCGGCGGCACGGTCGCCGGTCACCTCGGGACGTGACGGGTGGCGGCACGGTCGCCGGTCACCTCGGGACGTGACGGGTGGCGGCACGGTCGCCGGTACGGCCCCGACCGGGCGCTGTCGGCTGGCCGCCCCTGGCCCGATCCGCGCACCATGGAGATGGAGAGAGCCCCCACGGAAGGAAGCGTTCCCATGACCGCGATCGACTACTTCGCCAACACCGACACCGTGCACATCGCCACCACCCGGCAGAACGGGGGCGAGGTCGTCACCCCGATCTGGTCGGTCGTCGTGGACGGGGTGCCGTACGTGCGCAGCGGCTACGGGCCTGACTCCAAGTGGTACCGCCGCGTCCAGCGCGCCGGCCGGGCCGCCTTCGTCGACGGCTCCGAGCGGTACCCGGTGACCGTCGAGAACCTGGACGACGAGGAGACCAACGCCAAGGTCGACGACGCGTACAAGACCAAGTACGCCGCCCAGGCGTCGTCGCTCAAGGACATCGTCTCCAGCCAGGCACGCGCCCACACCATGCAGGTCACCCCGCAGTAACCCCGCTCGCGCCCGTACGATCCGCCGTCGGTGGTCCGCCGTAGCGTTCGAAGCGGCCGGCTGGGCGGTTCCGGGCCGGCCCGTCCGGGGTGCGCGGTCCGGTGCCCGAGGCGGAAGGCGGTGGCGCACGCCGGGGAAGGCGTGGAAGGCTGACGCGGTGCGTACGGATCGTGTCGACTGGCCGTCGATCGCCGCGGACGGCTTCCCTTTCCCCGAGGGGGTGGCGCCTTCCTGGCTCGCCGGGGAACTGTCGGCCATGCTGGTCTCGCCCGACCCCGAAGTCCGTGACGAGCGCGCCTGCACCGCGTGCGCGCGCTGGATCCGGGACGGCCACCTCGACGAGGTCCTGGTGGAGCTCGGTGACACGGCCGCGGACCGCTTCACCCACCCCGAGGTACAGGCCAGGGCCTTCGCACCACTCGTGCTCCGGTGTGCGCTGACCCGGGGGCAAGCCGTTCCCGGAGCCGTGCCGCAGGCAACCGCGGAGCGCTGGTACGCCGGATTTGCCTCCTGGTATCCGGCCGAGCGTGACACCCGCGGCTGGGACGACTCCCTCGGCTGGCTGCACGCCGTCGCCCACGGCGCCGACGCGGCAGCCGCGTTCGCCCGGACGCTGCCCGCCCGCCGCACCGGACTCCTCGACCTGTGCGCCCGCCGGATGACCGCCCCGCACACCG
Protein-coding regions in this window:
- a CDS encoding DUF2785 domain-containing protein, which codes for MRTDRVDWPSIAADGFPFPEGVAPSWLAGELSAMLVSPDPEVRDERACTACARWIRDGHLDEVLVELGDTAADRFTHPEVQARAFAPLVLRCALTRGQAVPGAVPQATAERWYAGFASWYPAERDTRGWDDSLGWLHAVAHGADAAAAFARTLPARRTGLLDLCARRMTAPHTGHRYVQLEDARLARALTGILLAPGLTCEEATGWLAVVAQALDGGGPGAVPPWAFNTFATLQSLHLHLSRGLAEEGVPPHAEAVAERVADLLRLPYGWLA
- a CDS encoding DUF2255 family protein; this translates as MTAIDYFANTDTVHIATTRQNGGEVVTPIWSVVVDGVPYVRSGYGPDSKWYRRVQRAGRAAFVDGSERYPVTVENLDDEETNAKVDDAYKTKYAAQASSLKDIVSSQARAHTMQVTPQ
- a CDS encoding TetR/AcrR family transcriptional regulator, with the translated sequence MTRKPRTDAERNRTHLVAVARDAFAADGLDLPVREIARRAGVAVATVYRHFPSRQDLLSAVLAEQARRCGAEMRAALADPDPRRALRGTIIRFAEGQTRNRGLNEALLGAHPAGAAFAEQRRAHAEAFARLVDRARDGGAVRGGVSVEDTRIALMAIASFRALPAEKATPAIRRLTDLLLAGVLNEEPAGA